A genomic segment from Deinococcus humi encodes:
- a CDS encoding ATP-binding protein, translated as MTPAPRSQSHRPGGGLQGRLVRWHLAVLCAMTVLLVGVQSWQLYGEARERLGERALTTSRLVARLPDVVGGAASGQPNPALNARINSLRGAAEADFIVVGDRAGIRLAHPVPARLGQPMEGGDNVGPFAGHEIVSVARGSLGVSVRGKVPVWQAGDVVGVVSTGYLMPQVWSLVGDALIGLLPWFVLALGLGTLGAVWAARRLRAEILNLEPEEIAALARQQRAVLAALREGVIAVNAEGLVTLVSDRAAEVLGERPTPYPLNMVWPELARLTRGGVAARQQNLELTLRGEPLLANLEPLEGGGFVSGFRDRAQALALAEELTHARGFVDVLRAQTHEYQNRLHVISGLLQLDRPEEALRVLNAEIRSDAQFRQLLRDVQVPRLVALLAGKRERAQELGIDFAVAEGSSLSPIWERHADTLVTAVGNLTENAFEALAGQAGRVTVSIGEDPDGLQIEVEDSGPGVPEGLGEGVFVRGVSSKGEGRGHGLAGVLARVDALGGQVRHHRRGGQTVFEVSLPAPLAALSTPSAPPQQVGG; from the coding sequence ATGACCCCTGCACCCCGCTCCCAGTCCCATCGCCCCGGTGGAGGTCTTCAGGGCCGTTTGGTGCGCTGGCACCTGGCCGTGTTGTGTGCGATGACCGTGCTGCTGGTGGGCGTGCAGTCGTGGCAACTGTACGGTGAGGCCCGCGAGCGGCTGGGCGAGCGGGCGCTGACCACCAGCCGGCTGGTGGCGCGGTTGCCCGATGTGGTAGGCGGAGCGGCTTCCGGCCAGCCGAATCCGGCGCTGAATGCCCGCATAAATTCGCTGCGCGGGGCCGCGGAGGCCGACTTCATCGTGGTAGGGGACCGTGCGGGCATCCGGCTGGCGCACCCGGTCCCGGCGCGGCTGGGCCAGCCGATGGAAGGCGGGGACAATGTCGGGCCCTTCGCGGGCCACGAGATCGTGAGCGTGGCCCGCGGCAGTCTGGGCGTCAGCGTGCGCGGCAAGGTGCCGGTGTGGCAGGCCGGGGACGTCGTGGGTGTGGTCAGCACCGGCTACCTGATGCCGCAGGTGTGGTCCCTGGTGGGTGACGCATTGATCGGCCTGCTGCCGTGGTTCGTGCTGGCACTGGGGCTGGGGACGCTGGGCGCCGTGTGGGCCGCGCGCCGACTGCGCGCCGAGATCCTGAATCTGGAGCCGGAGGAAATCGCCGCCCTGGCCCGCCAGCAACGCGCCGTGCTGGCTGCGCTGCGCGAGGGAGTGATCGCGGTAAATGCGGAAGGACTGGTGACGCTGGTCAGCGACCGCGCCGCCGAGGTGCTGGGCGAGCGCCCCACCCCCTACCCCCTGAACATGGTCTGGCCCGAACTGGCCCGGCTCACCCGCGGCGGTGTGGCGGCCCGGCAGCAGAACCTGGAACTGACCCTGCGCGGCGAGCCGTTGCTGGCGAACCTCGAACCGCTGGAGGGCGGCGGCTTCGTCTCGGGTTTCCGGGACCGCGCCCAGGCGCTGGCGCTGGCCGAGGAGCTGACCCACGCGCGCGGCTTTGTGGACGTGCTGCGCGCCCAGACCCACGAGTATCAGAACCGCCTGCACGTCATCTCTGGCCTGCTGCAACTGGACCGGCCCGAAGAGGCCCTGCGCGTGCTGAACGCCGAGATCCGCTCGGACGCCCAGTTCCGGCAACTGCTGCGTGACGTGCAGGTGCCGCGTCTGGTGGCCTTGCTGGCGGGCAAGCGCGAGCGGGCGCAGGAGTTGGGCATCGATTTCGCGGTGGCCGAGGGCAGCAGTCTGTCGCCCATCTGGGAGCGGCATGCCGACACGCTGGTCACGGCGGTGGGCAACCTGACCGAGAACGCCTTCGAGGCGCTGGCGGGGCAGGCTGGCCGCGTGACGGTGTCCATCGGTGAGGACCCCGACGGGCTGCAGATCGAGGTTGAGGACAGCGGCCCCGGCGTGCCGGAGGGCCTGGGCGAGGGGGTCTTCGTGCGCGGCGTGAGCAGCAAGGGCGAGGGCCGGGGACATGGGCTGGCCGGAGTGCTGGCCCGGGTGGACGCGCTGGGCGGACAGGTGCGGCACCACCGACGCGGCGGGCAGACCGTGTTCGAGGTCAGCCTGCCTGCACCCCTGGCCGCGCTATCCACCCCTTCCGCCCCGCCCCAGCAGGTGGGAGGGTGA
- a CDS encoding S49 family peptidase yields the protein MAPLNIPFLNKASDLPSGVTHPTWIVLDVTGPYPERNPSNPIAALLNRTETLEALEARIQKLSDAEWLHGVLVKISEFTASPAAAHAIRGMLGRLSQHKRVIAYLPQLTMTALIAASGAKEIAAPESADVLLGGFGLEQTYLGEFLKKHGIEFENLRIREYKAALTRFSQDHMDDANREQLQAYIDGLEAAWADDLATARGVEREVAAAWLAGDLTSAQGALEAGLITRVAYEDELVGPGTRPLAAVIDLLMPRKFGNPKGGKVAVVPVIGTIVTGKSRNNPLPLPLLGGPMAGSDTVVAALKRAREDKDTRAIVLYVNSGGGSALASDLMWREVSTSEKPVVVVMGEYAASGGYYVATHARHIIASPYTLTGSIGVVSGKPILREFNARQGLNPERVGRDSALMYSSSRPYSDDERQHVERSILEVYDRFTTRVAQGRKMSKEQVNELGRGRIWSGRDGLERGLVDELGDLRTGIERACELAGLPYDAPVYTSTPKNTGPLPEFMQEAGRAAQVGVWPFGRERVLTWFDQEVKVR from the coding sequence ATGGCCCCCCTCAATATTCCCTTTCTGAACAAGGCTTCCGACTTGCCCAGCGGCGTGACCCACCCCACCTGGATCGTGCTGGACGTAACCGGCCCGTACCCGGAACGCAATCCCAGCAACCCGATTGCGGCGCTGCTGAACCGCACCGAAACGCTGGAGGCCTTAGAAGCCCGCATTCAGAAGCTGAGCGACGCCGAATGGCTGCACGGCGTGCTGGTCAAGATCTCGGAGTTCACGGCCTCCCCCGCTGCCGCGCACGCCATCCGGGGCATGCTGGGCCGCCTGTCGCAGCACAAGCGGGTGATCGCGTACCTGCCGCAACTGACCATGACGGCGCTGATCGCCGCCAGCGGCGCCAAGGAGATCGCCGCCCCCGAATCGGCGGACGTCCTGCTCGGTGGTTTCGGGCTGGAGCAGACCTACCTGGGCGAATTCCTGAAAAAGCACGGAATCGAGTTCGAGAACCTGCGCATCCGCGAATACAAGGCTGCGCTGACCCGCTTCTCGCAGGACCACATGGATGACGCCAACCGCGAGCAGCTTCAGGCCTACATTGACGGACTGGAAGCCGCCTGGGCCGACGATCTGGCCACGGCGCGCGGCGTGGAGCGGGAGGTGGCCGCCGCCTGGCTGGCCGGCGATCTGACCAGCGCGCAGGGAGCGCTGGAGGCCGGCCTGATTACCAGAGTCGCCTACGAGGACGAACTCGTCGGCCCCGGCACCCGTCCGCTGGCTGCCGTGATCGATCTGCTGATGCCACGCAAGTTCGGTAATCCGAAAGGGGGCAAGGTGGCCGTGGTTCCCGTTATCGGGACCATCGTGACCGGCAAGAGCCGCAACAACCCGCTGCCCCTGCCGCTGCTCGGCGGCCCGATGGCCGGGTCCGATACCGTCGTGGCGGCGCTCAAGCGGGCCAGGGAGGACAAGGACACCCGCGCGATCGTGCTGTACGTCAACAGCGGCGGCGGCTCAGCGCTGGCCTCGGATCTGATGTGGCGCGAGGTGTCCACCAGTGAAAAGCCCGTGGTGGTGGTCATGGGCGAGTACGCAGCCAGCGGCGGGTATTACGTTGCCACGCACGCCAGACACATCATCGCCTCGCCCTACACCCTGACCGGGAGCATCGGCGTGGTGAGCGGCAAACCGATCCTGCGGGAATTCAACGCCCGCCAGGGCCTCAATCCCGAGCGGGTGGGCCGGGACAGTGCCCTGATGTACAGCTCCAGCCGACCCTACAGCGACGACGAGCGCCAGCACGTCGAGCGCAGCATCCTGGAAGTGTATGACCGCTTCACCACGCGCGTCGCCCAGGGCCGCAAGATGAGCAAGGAACAGGTCAACGAGCTGGGGCGCGGGCGCATCTGGAGTGGCAGGGACGGCCTGGAACGCGGTCTGGTCGATGAACTGGGCGACCTGCGAACGGGCATCGAGCGGGCCTGCGAACTGGCCGGGCTGCCCTACGACGCGCCGGTGTACACGTCCACCCCGAAAAACACCGGCCCCCTCCCCGAATTCATGCAGGAGGCAGGCCGCGCCGCGCAGGTGGGCGTCTGGCCGTTTGGCCGCGAGCGGGTGCTGACGTGGTTTGATCAGGAAGTGAAGGTGCGCTGA
- a CDS encoding tripartite tricarboxylate transporter permease codes for MDALTSLFAGFETALTPLNLLWALIGVTLGTLVGVLPGIGPALTVALLLPVTAKLPPVSAFIMFAGIYYGGMFGGSTTSILLNTPGESASIITALEGNKMARKGRAAAALATAAIGSFIAGTIGTLLLTFAAPAIADIAVQITPSAKFALIMLAFVTISATFGGSPLRGLLSLFVGLAIGLVGTDLQSGQARFALGRPELLDGIDFITVVIGLFAIGETLYVASRLRKGKGSVIKLEGGATLSKQDWRRSWGPWLRGTALGFPFGAIPAGGAEIPTFLSYTLEKRLSKHPEEFGQGAIEGVAGPEAANNASAAGVLVPLLTLGLPTSATAAILLAAFQQYGLQPGPLLFLTNGDLVWGLIASLYIGNVMLLALNLPLAPVWARLLLIPRPFLYAGILVFSTVGVYSLNNSVFDLGLLALFGVIGYGMRRFDFPVTPAIIGVVLGPTAEAQFRTALQQSNGDFSIFVRQPFTAFLMLCVLAALVVPQVLKFRARRAA; via the coding sequence ATGGACGCCCTGACCTCCCTGTTCGCGGGCTTCGAGACCGCGCTGACGCCCCTGAACCTGCTGTGGGCCCTGATCGGCGTCACCCTGGGCACGCTGGTGGGCGTGCTGCCCGGCATCGGCCCGGCGCTGACCGTAGCGCTGCTTCTGCCGGTGACGGCCAAGCTGCCGCCTGTGAGCGCTTTCATCATGTTCGCGGGCATCTATTACGGCGGCATGTTCGGGGGCAGCACCACCTCGATCCTGCTGAACACGCCGGGCGAGTCGGCCAGCATCATCACCGCACTGGAGGGCAACAAGATGGCCAGGAAGGGCCGCGCCGCCGCCGCGCTGGCCACCGCCGCCATCGGGTCGTTTATCGCCGGCACCATCGGGACGCTGCTGCTGACTTTCGCCGCGCCCGCAATTGCCGACATCGCTGTGCAGATCACGCCCAGCGCCAAGTTCGCGCTGATCATGCTGGCCTTCGTGACCATCAGCGCCACCTTCGGCGGCAGCCCGTTGCGCGGCTTGCTGAGCCTGTTCGTGGGTCTGGCGATTGGCCTGGTGGGCACCGATCTGCAAAGTGGGCAGGCCCGCTTCGCGCTGGGCCGCCCGGAACTGCTGGACGGGATCGACTTCATTACCGTGGTGATCGGTCTGTTTGCCATTGGGGAGACGCTGTACGTCGCCAGCCGCCTGCGAAAAGGCAAGGGCAGTGTGATCAAGCTGGAGGGCGGCGCAACCCTGTCCAAACAGGACTGGCGCCGCAGCTGGGGGCCGTGGCTGCGCGGCACGGCGCTGGGCTTCCCCTTCGGCGCGATTCCGGCCGGCGGCGCGGAAATCCCAACCTTCCTGAGCTACACGCTGGAAAAACGCCTCTCAAAACACCCCGAGGAGTTTGGCCAGGGTGCCATCGAGGGCGTCGCCGGGCCGGAGGCCGCCAACAACGCCAGCGCGGCGGGCGTGCTGGTGCCCCTGCTGACGCTGGGGTTGCCCACGAGCGCCACCGCCGCAATTCTGCTGGCCGCTTTCCAGCAGTACGGCCTGCAGCCGGGGCCGCTACTGTTCCTGACCAACGGTGATCTGGTGTGGGGGCTGATCGCCTCGCTGTACATCGGCAACGTGATGCTGCTGGCACTGAATCTGCCCCTCGCTCCTGTCTGGGCACGGCTGCTGCTGATCCCGCGCCCCTTCCTGTACGCCGGGATTCTGGTCTTCAGCACGGTCGGGGTGTACTCGCTGAACAACAGCGTCTTCGATCTGGGCCTGCTGGCGCTGTTCGGCGTGATCGGCTACGGCATGCGCCGTTTCGATTTTCCGGTCACGCCCGCGATTATCGGCGTGGTGCTGGGGCCGACGGCGGAGGCGCAGTTCCGCACCGCCCTGCAGCAGAGCAACGGTGACTTCTCGATCTTTGTTCGTCAGCCCTTCACGGCCTTTTTGATGCTGTGCGTGCTGGCCGCGTTGGTGGTGCCGCAGGTCTTGAAATTCAGGGCGCGGCGGGCGGCGTAA
- a CDS encoding tripartite tricarboxylate transporter TctB family protein, with the protein MTQPPPTPSARPGISIPDLLVALALTALGVALFIGSREIPFGINAVVGPRVFPLIVSVGLTALGVLLTVSVLRGDRAEPAAEEDTDLNAPVNLGAPAIILGGFVLGAAVLTWAGFVIGTAIMYFSVAWAFGERRVGLMAGVALAVALVTYVAFTRGLGLSLPPGFLKGIL; encoded by the coding sequence ATGACCCAACCCCCGCCCACCCCTTCCGCCCGCCCCGGCATCAGCATTCCAGACCTGCTGGTGGCGCTGGCCCTGACCGCGCTGGGCGTAGCGCTGTTCATCGGCAGCCGCGAGATCCCCTTCGGCATCAACGCAGTGGTGGGGCCGCGTGTGTTCCCCCTGATCGTCAGTGTGGGGCTGACCGCGCTGGGCGTGCTGCTGACCGTCAGCGTGCTGCGTGGAGACCGCGCCGAACCCGCCGCCGAAGAGGACACCGATCTGAACGCCCCAGTCAATCTGGGCGCCCCCGCCATCATCCTGGGCGGCTTCGTGCTGGGCGCAGCGGTGCTGACCTGGGCAGGCTTCGTGATCGGCACCGCCATCATGTATTTCAGCGTGGCCTGGGCTTTCGGTGAACGGCGCGTCGGGCTGATGGCCGGGGTGGCGCTGGCCGTGGCCCTGGTCACCTACGTGGCCTTCACGCGGGGCCTGGGGTTAAGCCTGCCGCCCGGATTCCTGAAAGGGATTCTGTAA
- a CDS encoding Bug family tripartite tricarboxylate transporter substrate binding protein, which yields MNTKRIVLTLSALMLAAPAPLAQNVNNLRIMAPASPGGGWDQTSRAIQTVLQEQGIVKPVQVFNVPGAGGTIGLAQLYNAKGDGSLLMTMGLVMVGAILTNGSKVDLSRVTPIARLTGEYEVVVVPAASPYKNMTDLVAAWKADPGKTAFAGGSAGGTDHMLVGLLAKAAGIDPKKINYVPFSGGGETLAALLGNQVAAGVAGYGEFEAQIKAGKLRAIGISSAKPQAGIPVPTIKSQGLNVELANWRGIVAAPGISASEKAALVSALDKMHASKEWKNTLATRNWTDLYLSGSKFDVYLKLEAARTKDVLQSIGLVK from the coding sequence ATGAACACCAAACGTATCGTCCTGACCCTGTCTGCCCTGATGCTCGCTGCGCCCGCCCCACTGGCCCAGAACGTCAACAACCTGCGCATCATGGCGCCGGCCAGCCCCGGCGGCGGCTGGGACCAGACCAGCCGCGCCATTCAGACCGTGTTGCAGGAGCAGGGCATCGTCAAGCCGGTGCAGGTCTTCAACGTCCCCGGCGCGGGCGGCACGATTGGTCTGGCCCAGTTGTACAACGCCAAGGGCGACGGCAGCCTGCTGATGACCATGGGCCTGGTGATGGTCGGCGCGATCCTGACCAACGGCTCCAAGGTAGACCTCAGCCGCGTGACCCCGATTGCCCGCCTGACCGGCGAGTACGAGGTCGTGGTGGTGCCCGCCGCCAGTCCCTACAAGAACATGACCGATCTGGTCGCCGCGTGGAAGGCCGATCCCGGCAAGACCGCCTTCGCGGGCGGCAGCGCGGGCGGCACCGATCATATGCTGGTGGGTCTGCTGGCCAAGGCAGCGGGTATCGACCCCAAAAAGATCAACTACGTTCCCTTCAGCGGCGGCGGCGAGACGCTGGCAGCGCTGCTGGGCAACCAGGTCGCGGCAGGCGTGGCCGGCTACGGTGAGTTCGAGGCCCAGATCAAGGCGGGCAAGCTGCGCGCCATCGGCATCAGCTCGGCCAAGCCGCAGGCTGGCATTCCAGTCCCCACCATCAAGTCCCAGGGACTGAACGTGGAACTAGCCAACTGGCGCGGCATCGTAGCGGCCCCCGGCATCAGCGCCAGCGAGAAGGCCGCGCTGGTCTCCGCACTGGACAAGATGCACGCCAGCAAGGAGTGGAAGAACACCCTGGCCACCCGCAACTGGACGGACCTGTACCTGAGCGGCAGCAAGTTCGACGTGTACCTCAAGCTGGAGGCGGCGCGCACCAAGGATGTGCTGCAAAGCATCGGCCTGGTGAAGTAA
- a CDS encoding penicillin acylase family protein has protein sequence MAGIGRGLLWTLLLVLAAVLGVVVWARATSAPQVSGDVTLGGLSGPVTVTRDAWGVPHIRAQSDEDAVYALGYVHWQDRAWQMDFQRRVVAGRLSEVLGEPALAQDRFLRTWGFQQAAESVLPALSERSRSLVRAYTAGVNAAMGQGKVAPEFRILGYTPEAWKEVDSVSWSKLMAYDLGGNMEDEVLNTRVTQRLGQQGLDEVTAPYPADGPTILSGDELAKTGVRPAGGLDTASLSTSALGALQAHLNAARELGLQAVPGKGSNDWVIGGSRTASGKPILADDPHLALTSPMLWYLADIQGPTLKAIGASIPGLPAIVIGRNERVAWGVTNTNPDVQDLYIEPADASFTQRQETIKVKGGADVTLTVRESRHGPVVSDAGAADVGPRVALKWTALQPGDTTMDAFMGLNYARNWDDFKTALSQYVAPSQNFVYADVDGNTGYYAPGRVPLRNGWDGSLPVSGDGSREWTGYIPFEGLPHTYNPADGLVVTANNKVVPDSYAYNLGNSRNWAEPYRAERITQLLTARPDGLTVQDVKAVQLDTVSLVWRDLKEELLATQPDGDLSRQALELLRGWDGDERADAVAPSIFEAWLMQLQKMAQDELGNSTTLNSLSVLRQLQADSELCRNAAAQVQNCAAELSASLGRAVDDLSARLGSDPSAWTYGKLHHVASNHRAFGNVGALAWLFNHGAPTGGGTNTVNVARPEQGTFNQTHGPSYRQIIDLSDLNNSVFIGSLGQGGNPLGNHVSDQQSMWTEGEYLPMSTDAADWGKVKTLTLTPGK, from the coding sequence ATGGCCGGAATAGGGCGGGGACTGCTGTGGACCTTGCTGCTTGTGCTGGCGGCAGTACTGGGCGTGGTGGTGTGGGCCAGGGCGACCTCAGCGCCGCAGGTGAGCGGGGACGTGACGCTGGGTGGCCTGAGCGGCCCCGTGACCGTGACCCGCGATGCGTGGGGTGTGCCGCACATCCGCGCGCAATCCGACGAGGACGCCGTGTACGCTCTGGGCTACGTCCACTGGCAGGACCGCGCCTGGCAGATGGATTTCCAGCGCCGCGTGGTGGCGGGCCGCCTGTCCGAGGTGCTGGGCGAACCCGCGCTGGCGCAGGACCGGTTTCTGCGGACCTGGGGGTTTCAGCAGGCGGCCGAATCGGTGCTGCCCGCCCTCTCCGAGCGCTCGCGCAGTCTGGTGAGGGCGTACACGGCGGGGGTGAACGCGGCTATGGGGCAGGGCAAGGTGGCCCCCGAATTCCGCATCCTGGGGTACACGCCTGAAGCCTGGAAAGAGGTGGACAGCGTGTCCTGGAGCAAGCTGATGGCCTACGATCTGGGCGGCAACATGGAAGACGAGGTGCTCAACACCCGCGTCACGCAGCGCCTGGGCCAGCAGGGGCTGGACGAGGTGACGGCCCCCTACCCGGCAGACGGCCCCACCATCCTCAGTGGCGATGAACTGGCAAAGACGGGCGTCAGGCCCGCAGGTGGCCTGGACACCGCAAGCCTCTCCACATCAGCCCTGGGCGCGCTGCAAGCGCACCTGAACGCTGCGCGCGAACTGGGCCTGCAGGCGGTGCCCGGCAAGGGCAGCAACGACTGGGTGATCGGCGGAAGCCGCACCGCCAGCGGCAAGCCGATCCTGGCCGACGATCCCCATCTGGCGCTGACCAGCCCGATGCTGTGGTATCTGGCCGACATCCAGGGGCCAACCTTGAAGGCCATCGGGGCCAGCATTCCGGGCCTGCCGGCCATCGTGATCGGGCGCAACGAGCGCGTGGCCTGGGGCGTGACCAACACCAACCCCGATGTGCAGGACCTGTATATCGAACCCGCCGACGCCTCGTTCACCCAGCGGCAGGAGACCATCAAGGTCAAGGGTGGAGCGGACGTGACCCTGACCGTGCGCGAGAGCAGGCACGGCCCGGTGGTCAGCGATGCGGGCGCCGCCGACGTGGGGCCGCGTGTGGCCCTCAAATGGACGGCCCTGCAACCCGGCGACACGACGATGGACGCCTTTATGGGCCTGAACTACGCGCGCAACTGGGACGACTTCAAGACGGCGCTGTCCCAATACGTCGCCCCCAGCCAGAACTTCGTCTACGCCGATGTGGACGGCAACACCGGTTACTACGCGCCGGGCAGGGTACCGCTGCGGAACGGCTGGGACGGCAGCCTTCCGGTCAGCGGTGACGGCAGCCGCGAGTGGACGGGCTACATTCCTTTTGAGGGCCTGCCGCACACCTACAACCCCGCCGATGGGCTGGTGGTCACGGCCAACAACAAGGTCGTGCCGGACAGCTACGCCTACAACCTGGGCAACAGCCGCAACTGGGCCGAGCCGTACCGTGCCGAACGCATCACCCAGCTGCTGACCGCCCGGCCCGACGGCCTGACTGTGCAGGACGTGAAGGCCGTGCAGCTAGACACCGTCAGCCTGGTGTGGCGGGACCTGAAGGAAGAACTGCTCGCCACCCAGCCCGACGGCGATCTCAGCCGCCAGGCGCTGGAGCTGCTGCGCGGCTGGGACGGCGACGAACGCGCTGACGCCGTGGCTCCCAGCATCTTCGAGGCGTGGCTGATGCAACTGCAGAAGATGGCGCAGGACGAGCTGGGCAACAGCACCACCCTCAACAGCCTGAGTGTGCTGAGGCAGCTTCAGGCCGATAGTGAACTGTGCCGCAACGCGGCCGCCCAGGTTCAGAACTGCGCCGCCGAACTGAGCGCCAGCCTGGGGCGAGCGGTGGATGACCTGAGTGCCCGTCTGGGAAGCGATCCCTCGGCCTGGACCTACGGCAAACTGCACCACGTCGCCAGCAACCACCGCGCCTTCGGGAACGTGGGGGCGCTGGCCTGGCTGTTCAACCACGGTGCGCCCACGGGCGGAGGCACCAACACCGTGAACGTCGCGCGCCCTGAGCAGGGCACCTTCAACCAGACCCACGGCCCCAGCTACCGCCAGATCATCGACCTGAGTGACCTGAACAACAGCGTGTTCATCGGCAGCCTGGGCCAGGGAGGCAATCCGCTGGGCAACCACGTCAGCGACCAGCAGTCGATGTGGACCGAAGGCGAGTATCTGCCCATGAGTACGGACGCGGCAGACTGGGGCAAAGTGAAAACGCTGACACTGACGCCAGGCAAGTAG
- a CDS encoding response regulator: MNPAPLPVRVLLVEDDIRVARVNRDLLERDPGVHVVGSAASCAQGDALARALLPDLILLDVHLPDGSGLGLLHHWRAAGLLTDVALITAADDEASVRLALAHGAFDYLIKPFTGARLAELVARHRARRPAHGGGPRLDQAELDRVLGVVPSAAESLPRGIDPHTLERVVAALRGALSSVSAEDLGERVGLSRVTAWRYLEHLVRVGEASLDHHYGQSGRPAKLYRSAGAGESEEQ, from the coding sequence GTGAATCCCGCGCCGCTGCCCGTGCGCGTCTTGCTGGTCGAGGATGACATCCGGGTGGCCCGCGTCAACCGTGACCTGCTGGAGCGGGACCCCGGCGTTCATGTGGTGGGCAGTGCGGCCAGTTGCGCCCAGGGCGACGCGCTGGCCCGCGCCCTGCTCCCTGATCTGATCCTGCTGGACGTGCATCTGCCGGACGGCAGCGGCCTGGGGTTGCTGCACCACTGGCGCGCGGCGGGCCTGCTCACCGACGTGGCGCTGATCACCGCCGCCGACGACGAGGCCAGCGTGCGGCTGGCGCTGGCGCACGGGGCCTTCGATTACCTGATCAAGCCGTTCACGGGGGCGCGGCTGGCCGAACTGGTCGCCCGTCACCGCGCCCGCCGCCCCGCACACGGGGGCGGGCCGCGCCTGGATCAGGCCGAGCTGGACCGGGTGCTGGGCGTGGTCCCTAGCGCCGCCGAGAGCCTGCCCCGCGGCATCGATCCGCACACGCTCGAACGGGTGGTCGCCGCGCTGCGTGGGGCACTGAGCAGCGTCAGCGCCGAGGACCTGGGCGAGCGTGTGGGCCTGAGCCGCGTGACCGCCTGGCGCTACCTGGAGCACCTGGTCCGGGTGGGCGAGGCCAGTCTGGACCACCACTATGGCCAATCCGGGCGGCCTGCCAAGCTGTACCGGTCTGCGGGAGCAGGCGAGTCTGAGGAGCAGTAA
- a CDS encoding c-type cytochrome, with amino-acid sequence MKNTFAVTITLLLALTLAGSIAGYRIATTPHEEKAAETSAQTTTQEAAADASEAATAQVPPEQAPSANVAATGAAGAPGALGDVKPDEAGGTTSGPNGAVARPGGQLGGEGAPTQNAEQAQAGTPTDPDTRSNEQSATGNPPAATAVAAEIQGDSSTGEELYASNCAGCHGADGGGGVGANLKLADGPKSWTQQQFHTVLREGKLPNGEELNNIMPRFSDSQLTDADIANIYAYVKTF; translated from the coding sequence ATGAAGAACACGTTCGCCGTCACCATCACACTGCTGCTGGCCCTGACGCTGGCGGGATCGATTGCCGGCTACCGGATCGCCACCACCCCGCACGAGGAAAAGGCTGCCGAAACCAGTGCGCAAACCACCACCCAGGAAGCCGCCGCAGATGCGAGCGAGGCGGCCACGGCGCAGGTGCCACCCGAGCAGGCACCCAGCGCCAACGTCGCCGCCACGGGCGCGGCCGGCGCACCCGGCGCGCTGGGCGACGTGAAGCCAGACGAGGCGGGCGGCACCACCAGCGGCCCCAATGGAGCGGTGGCCCGTCCCGGTGGGCAGCTGGGCGGCGAAGGTGCGCCCACTCAGAACGCAGAGCAGGCCCAGGCTGGCACCCCCACCGATCCCGACACCCGCAGCAACGAGCAGTCGGCCACCGGCAATCCTCCCGCCGCGACGGCCGTGGCCGCCGAAATCCAGGGGGATTCCTCGACGGGCGAGGAACTGTACGCGAGCAACTGCGCGGGCTGCCACGGCGCGGACGGTGGCGGCGGCGTCGGCGCGAACCTGAAACTGGCCGACGGTCCCAAGTCCTGGACACAACAGCAGTTCCACACCGTGTTGCGTGAGGGCAAGCTGCCCAACGGCGAGGAGCTGAACAACATCATGCCCCGCTTCTCCGACAGCCAGCTCACCGACGCGGACATCGCCAATATCTACGCTTACGTCAAGACCTTCTGA
- a CDS encoding single-stranded DNA-binding protein, whose product MPEFDRVREALRASMSAWATLEVRGDQARVIPAPDPDQLAVHLEAADPHWALTWACDSVQPPVVRARLTLLGVTREGLSGGHTLTDAKWAALADAARTFGVAPAGEIPWVEYDAEDGPNTTDLDEVTPLPGPPSPAPLPPEPPRDPQMEKARNHIDDLLDQLKAAGRGGDAARILMRGYGETLEESRAIYKELHAILKS is encoded by the coding sequence ATGCCTGAATTTGACCGCGTGCGCGAAGCCTTGCGCGCCAGCATGAGCGCCTGGGCCACCCTGGAAGTACGGGGTGACCAGGCGCGCGTGATTCCCGCTCCCGATCCCGATCAACTGGCCGTGCATCTGGAGGCCGCCGATCCGCACTGGGCTCTGACCTGGGCCTGCGACAGCGTGCAGCCCCCGGTGGTCCGCGCCCGATTGACCCTGCTGGGTGTGACCCGCGAGGGCCTGTCCGGCGGCCATACCCTGACCGACGCCAAATGGGCCGCTCTGGCCGACGCAGCGCGCACCTTTGGCGTGGCCCCCGCCGGGGAAATCCCCTGGGTGGAGTACGACGCCGAGGACGGCCCCAACACCACCGATCTGGACGAGGTGACGCCATTGCCAGGGCCACCGTCCCCCGCGCCGCTGCCCCCGGAGCCGCCGCGCGATCCGCAGATGGAAAAGGCCCGCAACCACATCGACGATCTGCTCGATCAGCTCAAGGCCGCAGGGCGGGGGGGAGACGCCGCCCGCATCCTGATGCGCGGCTACGGCGAGACACTTGAGGAAAGCCGCGCGATCTACAAGGAATTGCACGCCATCCTGAAAAGCTGA